The proteins below are encoded in one region of Candidatus Brocadiaceae bacterium:
- a CDS encoding FMN-binding protein, which produces MQKKVRYTTILTIVSLIASVGVSSAFLLTRNSIKERDLAVRTEALYVVLPGLEGQPEVIIPVDIPDSEPVFKGLNREGKLIGYAACGEAQGYSSKIKVMVGVDPEHEHILGIDILSQKETPGLGTKIIEVESTSTLWSVISNALRKLQKKDDIESWHLSSGDAGTALRPWFQEQFKQKTYNQLIVSKMKDAEKITAITGATISTKAVIDAVKNAIDKIINSSQYQKWKIE; this is translated from the coding sequence ATGCAAAAGAAGGTACGCTATACGACAATTTTGACCATTGTATCTCTTATTGCATCTGTAGGTGTATCATCTGCTTTTCTGCTTACCAGAAATAGTATAAAAGAAAGGGATTTAGCTGTACGTACAGAGGCGTTATATGTAGTGCTTCCAGGGTTAGAAGGCCAACCGGAAGTAATTATTCCTGTAGATATACCGGATAGTGAACCTGTTTTCAAAGGACTAAACAGGGAAGGCAAGCTTATTGGGTATGCAGCATGCGGAGAGGCTCAGGGTTATTCAAGTAAGATCAAAGTCATGGTGGGTGTCGACCCTGAGCATGAACATATTTTGGGTATCGATATCCTTTCGCAAAAGGAAACACCGGGTCTTGGTACAAAAATTATCGAGGTAGAGAGTACTTCTACTCTCTGGAGTGTGATTTCTAACGCTCTGCGAAAATTACAGAAAAAAGATGATATTGAATCATGGCACTTGTCGTCAGGTGATGCAGGAACTGCGCTTCGGCCCTGGTTCCAGGAACAATTCAAACAAAAAACATACAATCAGCTCATTGTTTCCAAGATGAAAGATGCTGAAAAAATTACGGCTATCACAGGCGCTACGATATCTACCAAGGCAGTAATTGATGCGGTAAAGAATGCTATTGACAAAATAATCAATAGTTCCCAATATCAAAAGTGGAAAATTGAATAG
- the rsxC gene encoding electron transport complex subunit RsxC — protein MLRVVKSKLKTFVGGIHPKDDGKSFTAGKKVVPASLPNKAYLFLNQHIGKPAQPIVQKGDTVKKGQLIAESQGFISANVHASISGKVVDIAPWPHPIAGVKLPAIIIERAEDDSWVEDIAAIPDIDHNISEAEIMHRIKSAGIVGLGGATFPTHVKLAPPKDKKIDMVVVNGAECEPYLTCDHRLMLENPYEIIQGLKWFMKCIGCNSAHIGIEGNKKDAYLLIKDTVSKESAIKVDLVEVKYPQGAEHQIIKALLGREFKPRQLPLEVGVTVINVSTAFAIYEAVKYGRPLIQRIITVSGNGIENPQNFFVRLGTPVKQLLEDAKVTGDINKIIFGGPMMGIAQGDIETAVTVKGIGGIIALRKARKWNSSACIRCGRCIDSCPYGLNPSELSVLSEAKNFDLMLESNVLECKECGCCSYICPSKRPIVHLIKFAKAEIAKQEVRA, from the coding sequence ATGTTAAGAGTAGTTAAATCAAAATTAAAAACTTTTGTAGGCGGAATACATCCTAAGGACGACGGTAAAAGTTTTACTGCCGGAAAGAAGGTGGTTCCAGCTTCATTGCCAAACAAAGCATACCTGTTCTTAAATCAACATATTGGTAAGCCTGCTCAGCCAATTGTTCAAAAAGGTGATACCGTTAAAAAAGGTCAACTGATTGCTGAATCTCAAGGTTTTATTTCTGCAAACGTACATGCCTCAATTTCTGGTAAAGTAGTTGATATTGCGCCATGGCCACATCCCATTGCTGGTGTAAAGCTGCCAGCCATAATAATAGAAAGAGCAGAAGATGATTCTTGGGTGGAAGATATTGCTGCTATCCCGGATATTGATCATAACATATCCGAAGCGGAAATCATGCATAGAATAAAAAGCGCTGGTATCGTTGGGCTAGGGGGGGCTACGTTTCCCACTCACGTTAAACTCGCTCCACCTAAGGACAAAAAAATTGATATGGTTGTCGTGAACGGTGCTGAATGTGAGCCATATTTAACCTGTGATCACCGACTGATGTTAGAAAATCCTTACGAAATAATCCAAGGTTTGAAATGGTTCATGAAATGCATTGGTTGTAATAGTGCGCATATCGGTATCGAAGGCAATAAAAAGGATGCCTATCTTCTCATAAAAGATACCGTTTCCAAAGAATCTGCTATTAAGGTAGATCTCGTTGAGGTGAAGTATCCGCAAGGTGCAGAGCATCAAATCATAAAAGCTTTGTTGGGACGTGAATTTAAACCAAGACAATTGCCTTTGGAGGTTGGTGTTACGGTAATTAATGTAAGTACTGCTTTTGCAATTTATGAGGCAGTGAAATACGGAAGACCATTAATACAGAGAATTATCACGGTCTCAGGGAATGGGATTGAAAATCCACAAAATTTTTTTGTCAGACTTGGAACGCCGGTAAAACAGTTATTAGAAGATGCAAAAGTTACTGGTGATATAAATAAGATTATTTTTGGTGGCCCTATGATGGGAATTGCACAAGGGGATATTGAAACAGCCGTTACTGTTAAAGGCATTGGTGGAATTATTGCATTAAGAAAAGCTCGTAAATGGAATTCAAGCGCATGTATTAGATGTGGACGATGTATTGACAGTTGTCCATATGGGCTGAATCCTAGTGAGTTAAGCGTCTTGTCTGAAGCAAAAAATTTTGACTTGATGCTTGAAAGTAATGTTTTAGAGTGTAAAGAATGCGGTTGTTGCAGTTATATTTGCCCATCTAAAAGGCCTATAGTTCATCTTATTAAATTTGCGAAGGCAGAAATTGCTAAACAGGAAGTTCGGGCATAG
- a CDS encoding dual specificity protein phosphatase family protein — protein sequence MPRNFSWLIQGEIAGMAKPIALAEDLEFLKNEGIDAIVSLTEYPLHIALLEEFGFNSKHIPIVDLSPPTLTQIEEFVTYVAKMISSGKRVVVHCDAGIGRTGTMLACYLVCKGYNAETAIEEVRKKRPGSVETVEQEETILKYEETFLKKQDG from the coding sequence ATGCCTAGAAATTTTAGTTGGTTAATTCAGGGTGAAATTGCCGGAATGGCAAAGCCGATAGCTTTAGCAGAGGATCTTGAATTTCTTAAAAATGAAGGAATAGATGCTATTGTATCCTTGACAGAATATCCGCTCCACATAGCTTTATTAGAAGAATTTGGGTTTAACAGTAAACACATTCCCATTGTTGATCTTTCACCACCTACCTTGACACAAATAGAAGAGTTTGTTACTTATGTCGCGAAAATGATTTCTTCCGGGAAGAGGGTAGTTGTTCATTGTGATGCGGGAATAGGGAGAACTGGAACTATGTTAGCCTGTTACCTTGTATGCAAGGGTTATAATGCCGAAACAGCTATTGAAGAAGTAAGAAAGAAAAGGCCGGGATCCGTTGAAACAGTGGAGCAAGAAGAAACCATATTAAAATATGAAGAAACATTTTTAAAAAAGCAAGATGGTTAA
- the yvcK gene encoding uridine diphosphate-N-acetylglucosamine-binding protein YvcK, translating into MGIKAVIFDLDDTLYDCSGSLIDASRRRAARAMVEAGLPSTEEEVYQLQKDLTSKHGPYHFVFNEIVNKYRADKELVNIAYRAYNSSEVFDIKPFPDVIPTLKGLKDNGFYLFLLTVGVYERQEKKIDILGLKHYFDEILVNDQEIGLLTEDCMRNITIRHNFKSSEIAMVGDRAREELRIAKSIGMISIQMLHGRFKNESVLNEIYKPDYKIKRIFQIPTILQLHNMGKTPDKLAIVAIGGGTGLPIMLEGAKTYSKHLTAMVTVTDSGRSSGILREEYGILPPGDARNCLVALSETEEQEQELYQLFQYRFNRGSLDGMSLGNLLMTALTDITGSFDQAIKKASKILHIQGKVLPSTLANTHICAELEDGEYVEEEFNVRALGKAPIKNVFLKNDDVKPLPEAVEQIHKADILVIGPGSLYTSIITNLLVSGIRDAIRESSALKIYVCNIVTQPGQTDNYNVSEHIKAIIKYLGENVLDCVIVNNNIPRKDILEKYQKEGASVALMDESAYNLNVKIKRADLVEDLKEKRILWEKQDLLRHDPDKLADSICRVYAKLPLLIKKKEQGELPVGS; encoded by the coding sequence ATGGGAATAAAAGCCGTCATTTTTGATCTGGATGACACATTGTATGACTGTTCAGGCTCACTTATTGATGCATCCAGGAGGCGCGCCGCCAGGGCAATGGTTGAAGCAGGACTTCCCAGTACTGAAGAAGAGGTTTATCAATTACAAAAGGACCTGACCAGTAAACATGGGCCATATCATTTTGTATTCAATGAAATTGTAAATAAATATCGGGCGGATAAGGAGCTGGTCAATATTGCTTACCGGGCGTATAATAGCAGTGAGGTTTTTGATATAAAACCATTCCCTGATGTAATTCCCACACTTAAAGGCTTAAAAGATAATGGTTTCTATCTTTTTCTTCTAACCGTTGGGGTTTATGAAAGACAGGAAAAAAAGATAGACATACTCGGTTTGAAACACTATTTTGATGAAATATTAGTCAACGACCAGGAAATAGGTTTGCTTACGGAAGACTGCATGAGAAACATTACCATAAGGCATAATTTTAAATCCAGTGAAATTGCTATGGTTGGTGACAGGGCAAGGGAAGAATTACGAATAGCAAAATCTATAGGTATGATATCAATTCAAATGCTTCATGGCAGGTTTAAGAACGAGTCTGTTCTAAATGAGATTTATAAACCGGATTATAAAATTAAACGTATTTTCCAAATACCTACGATTCTTCAGCTTCATAACATGGGAAAGACGCCGGATAAGCTTGCGATAGTTGCTATTGGCGGGGGAACAGGTTTGCCGATAATGTTGGAAGGTGCGAAAACGTATAGTAAACATTTGACTGCGATGGTAACGGTTACAGATTCGGGCAGAAGTTCTGGTATTTTGAGAGAGGAATATGGAATACTTCCTCCGGGAGATGCAAGAAATTGTCTGGTTGCGCTTTCTGAAACGGAAGAACAGGAGCAAGAGCTCTATCAATTATTTCAATATCGATTTAATAGAGGTTCATTGGACGGGATGAGCCTCGGAAATTTATTGATGACGGCATTAACTGATATTACCGGCAGTTTTGATCAGGCGATAAAAAAAGCAAGCAAAATATTGCATATTCAGGGAAAGGTACTTCCGTCAACTCTTGCTAATACGCATATTTGTGCTGAATTGGAAGATGGAGAATATGTAGAGGAAGAATTTAATGTCCGTGCATTGGGAAAGGCACCTATTAAAAATGTTTTCCTTAAGAATGACGACGTGAAACCTCTTCCAGAAGCTGTAGAACAAATTCACAAGGCAGATATTCTTGTTATCGGTCCGGGTAGTCTTTATACAAGTATTATTACGAATCTGTTGGTTTCCGGTATACGGGATGCTATTCGGGAAAGTAGCGCTCTTAAAATTTACGTATGCAATATTGTTACTCAACCGGGTCAAACAGACAATTACAATGTATCAGAACATATTAAAGCCATCATAAAATATCTTGGGGAAAATGTTCTTGATTGTGTCATTGTGAATAACAACATTCCCCGTAAAGATATCCTCGAAAAATATCAAAAGGAAGGTGCCAGTGTTGCCTTGATGGATGAATCTGCCTATAATTTGAATGTAAAAATTAAAAGGGCTGATCTGGTTGAAGATCTTAAAGAGAAACGAATCCTCTGGGAAAAGCAGGATTTACTCAGGCATGACCCAGACAAGCTTGCCGATTCTATCTGCAGGGTGTATGCAAAATTGCCATTGTTGATAAAGAAAAAAGAACAAGGTGAGTTACCTGTCGGTTCGTAA
- a CDS encoding molybdenum cofactor guanylyltransferase: MTAIILTGGQNKRMGSNKAFLQLGDTIFIEHQISILHKIFNEIILSTNDFNLYKHLKLPMVSDIVPKKGPLSGIYSGLIHAKSKYSFVIACDMPFINEKFIIFLKKFLGDYDIIAPETTRGIEPLHAFYSKNCIPQIYHCIKQDKLRILDFYQNVRVKLVNEETLKVMDISTQSLINLNTPEDYGKYCNSN; this comes from the coding sequence ATGACGGCAATTATACTGACAGGTGGCCAAAACAAAAGAATGGGGTCCAACAAGGCTTTTCTTCAGCTTGGAGATACAATTTTTATAGAACATCAGATATCCATACTTCATAAAATTTTTAATGAAATTATTCTTTCCACAAACGATTTCAATCTATACAAACATTTAAAGCTGCCCATGGTATCTGATATAGTTCCAAAAAAAGGTCCTCTTAGCGGCATTTATTCAGGATTAATCCATGCGAAAAGTAAATATTCATTCGTTATAGCTTGTGATATGCCTTTTATTAATGAAAAATTCATTATTTTTTTAAAAAAATTCCTTGGTGATTACGATATTATCGCACCAGAAACTACCCGGGGAATAGAACCACTGCATGCCTTCTATTCAAAAAACTGTATCCCGCAAATATATCATTGTATTAAACAGGACAAGCTGAGGATTTTAGATTTCTATCAAAATGTCCGGGTAAAACTGGTCAATGAAGAGACGCTTAAAGTAATGGATATTTCAACACAGTCCCTTATCAATCTTAACACGCCAGAAGATTATGGAAAATATTGTAATAGTAATTAA
- a CDS encoding RnfABCDGE type electron transport complex subunit D: protein MSTQNQSENNLIVSSSPHIRDFDSISRIMWAVVLSLIPAGIAGVFSFGYYCIYLVFLSCLTAVVTEIFILLLRRQPVVNVIQDGSAVVTGILLAYTLPPGVPWYVIVVGSFFAIAIVKHSFGGLGNNIWNPALAARAFLQVAYPTIMNSDWRVLVKKGMEKFACNIANVDVNGNLIDAVTTATPLTKEVVERTYLLGQLFMGNVPGCIGETSVIALLLGGVYLIYKRCINWYVPACYIGTTFIMARFLPPRIITPWANDSFYHIFAGGLFLGAFFMATDMVTSPLTKKGLVIFSVGAGVLTILIRFYSGYPEGVCYSILLMNTATPLIDRFTKPRLYGTKLKKI, encoded by the coding sequence ATGTCAACACAGAATCAGAGTGAAAATAATTTAATTGTTAGTTCTTCTCCTCATATAAGGGACTTCGATAGTATTTCTCGAATTATGTGGGCTGTAGTTCTTTCTCTTATTCCTGCCGGAATTGCAGGGGTTTTTTCCTTTGGATATTATTGTATATATCTTGTCTTTTTAAGTTGTTTAACGGCTGTTGTGACAGAGATATTTATTTTACTGTTACGCAGGCAACCGGTTGTTAACGTCATACAGGATGGCAGCGCTGTTGTAACTGGAATTTTGTTGGCATATACGCTGCCTCCAGGCGTTCCGTGGTATGTAATTGTTGTAGGCTCTTTTTTTGCAATTGCCATCGTAAAACATTCTTTTGGTGGGTTGGGGAACAATATATGGAACCCTGCTTTAGCCGCCCGTGCGTTTTTGCAGGTGGCTTACCCAACGATTATGAATTCTGACTGGCGTGTGCTTGTTAAAAAAGGCATGGAGAAGTTTGCTTGCAATATAGCAAACGTGGATGTGAACGGTAATCTCATAGATGCTGTAACAACCGCAACTCCATTGACAAAAGAAGTCGTGGAAAGAACATATCTGCTGGGTCAACTGTTTATGGGGAATGTTCCAGGCTGTATTGGAGAAACTTCTGTAATAGCGCTTTTGCTTGGTGGTGTTTATTTGATTTACAAACGCTGTATAAACTGGTACGTTCCTGCCTGTTATATTGGTACGACTTTCATCATGGCTAGATTTTTACCACCGCGGATAATTACCCCATGGGCGAATGATTCGTTTTACCACATATTTGCCGGAGGGTTGTTCTTGGGTGCATTCTTTATGGCCACTGATATGGTCACGTCTCCGCTGACGAAAAAGGGGCTTGTTATTTTTTCTGTGGGAGCAGGAGTGTTAACAATACTGATTCGTTTTTATTCTGGCTACCCGGAAGGCGTCTGCTATTCTATATTACTTATGAATACAGCAACACCACTTATTGATCGTTTTACGAAACCACGCCTGTATGGTACTAAACTAAAGAAGATTTAA
- a CDS encoding GatB/YqeY domain-containing protein, whose product MDLKLRITEDLKISMKAQDKLRTSVLRMLLADIKIGETSGRPKDQINYTEIVRGYYKKLKKACEEYERLGISEKTKMLGAEIAIVEEYLPRQLSDDEMKRIVDDVVEENNYTAKETGIAMKRIMSKYGATVDGKKIQLFLKEKLR is encoded by the coding sequence ATGGATTTAAAACTAAGGATAACAGAAGATTTAAAGATTTCAATGAAGGCGCAGGATAAATTAAGAACATCTGTATTGCGTATGTTGCTGGCTGATATTAAGATAGGAGAAACATCTGGCAGGCCGAAAGATCAAATAAATTACACCGAGATAGTCAGGGGGTATTATAAAAAGTTAAAGAAGGCCTGTGAGGAGTATGAGAGGCTTGGTATTTCAGAGAAAACGAAGATGTTGGGTGCAGAAATTGCAATTGTCGAAGAATATTTACCAAGGCAATTATCAGACGATGAAATGAAAAGGATTGTTGATGATGTTGTTGAAGAAAATAACTACACCGCAAAAGAAACAGGCATAGCTATGAAACGAATTATGAGCAAATATGGCGCCACAGTGGACGGAAAGAAGATCCAACTGTTTTTGAAAGAAAAATTGAGATGA
- a CDS encoding DNA-directed RNA polymerase subunit alpha, producing MRIRWKGLELPVRVEVEEETLTDKYGKFIASPFERGFGHSIGNTLRRVLLSSLEGSAVVSVRFDGVSHEFTYVKGVVEDVADIILNIKKLVVKLHSDQPKTIKIETTKKGKISANDIIVDNNVEILNGDLHIATLSEDVNFRIEMEVKNGRGYVTAEENEPEEQEIGLIAVDSLYSPVRNVRYTTEETRVGRRTNYDRLIMEIWTTGVVSPEMALVEAAKITRKHLNPFVQYFEIGRELQQIEKTMGIESVSEVSNEELDKSLNIPIAELDLSVRASNCLETANITKIRDLVEKTEEELLQLKNFGKTTMKEVKKKLTQLNLTIGMPMANKQTDKGKG from the coding sequence ATGCGAATAAGGTGGAAAGGTCTTGAGCTTCCAGTTCGAGTAGAGGTAGAAGAAGAGACTTTGACCGATAAGTACGGTAAATTTATAGCATCGCCTTTTGAGCGTGGTTTCGGGCACTCTATAGGAAATACTTTACGTAGGGTTTTACTTTCATCATTAGAGGGAAGTGCGGTAGTAAGTGTTAGATTTGATGGTGTTAGTCACGAGTTTACCTACGTGAAGGGTGTGGTGGAAGACGTTGCGGATATCATATTGAATATTAAGAAACTTGTTGTAAAGTTACATTCAGACCAACCCAAGACTATAAAAATTGAAACAACAAAAAAAGGTAAAATCTCGGCAAATGATATTATTGTAGATAATAATGTGGAAATTTTAAACGGCGATTTACACATAGCGACGCTTTCCGAAGATGTAAATTTTAGAATTGAAATGGAAGTTAAGAACGGTCGCGGATATGTTACGGCTGAGGAGAATGAACCGGAAGAGCAGGAAATCGGCTTGATAGCCGTTGATTCACTTTACTCTCCAGTTCGAAATGTACGTTATACTACAGAAGAGACGCGTGTAGGCAGGCGTACAAATTACGATAGACTTATTATGGAAATATGGACAACCGGCGTTGTTTCGCCAGAGATGGCGTTAGTTGAAGCGGCAAAGATAACCAGAAAACATCTAAATCCCTTTGTACAATATTTTGAAATTGGTAGAGAGTTACAACAAATTGAAAAAACAATGGGAATCGAATCTGTTTCAGAAGTATCCAATGAAGAGCTCGACAAAAGTCTTAATATACCTATAGCGGAACTGGATTTATCGGTAAGGGCTTCAAATTGCTTGGAAACGGCAAATATTACAAAGATCAGGGACCTTGTTGAAAAAACGGAAGAAGAGCTTTTGCAATTGAAAAATTTTGGTAAAACAACAATGAAGGAAGTGAAAAAAAAATTAACACAGTTGAATTTAACGATCGGGATGCCCATGGCAAATAAACAAACGGATAAGGGGAAAGGATAG
- the scpB gene encoding SMC-Scp complex subunit ScpB produces MESIEEVKPIIEALIFTADEPIALRKLTNIIGDIDGEVIKEAIKQLQNDYAIQGRSFQIEEIAGGYQIFTKPEYHEWLIKLRKKTGDTKLSPAALETLSIIAYKQPVMRTDVESIRGVQSGQIIRLLMEKDLVKVTGRDESLGHPLLYGTTKKFLEQFGLKSLKDLPKIEELEVP; encoded by the coding sequence ATGGAAAGTATTGAAGAAGTAAAACCTATTATTGAAGCGCTGATATTTACAGCGGATGAGCCGATTGCGCTTCGTAAACTTACAAATATTATTGGAGATATAGACGGTGAGGTGATCAAAGAGGCGATAAAACAGCTACAAAATGATTACGCTATACAGGGCAGGTCATTCCAAATTGAAGAAATAGCAGGTGGTTACCAGATATTTACTAAGCCGGAATATCATGAGTGGTTAATCAAACTGAGAAAAAAAACAGGAGATACAAAGCTTTCTCCGGCGGCTTTAGAGACGCTTTCTATAATAGCATATAAACAACCGGTTATGAGAACAGATGTCGAATCTATTCGGGGGGTTCAGTCGGGACAAATTATTAGATTGCTGATGGAGAAGGACCTCGTCAAGGTTACAGGCCGTGACGAATCATTAGGGCATCCGCTTTTGTATGGCACTACAAAAAAATTCCTTGAACAGTTTGGATTAAAGAGTCTCAAGGATTTACCAAAGATTGAAGAATTAGAAGTGCCTTAA
- the rplQ gene encoding 50S ribosomal protein L17 — MRGRNLSRTSAHRKALKQNIANSLLTHGRIITTLEKAKETKPFVEKIVTIAKRGMTKKEADRPGYVHCYRQALAKLRNAEVVKKLFGEGKWRENGGIAKRYMERNGGYTRILRISGSRLGVLSGSSIGKVSEIEYTMEGVGRKLRLIGRRLNDNAKLVIFELVEGKAEIIAEGEVKPKVATE, encoded by the coding sequence ATGAGAGGACGGAATTTATCTAGAACATCAGCTCACAGGAAGGCTTTAAAACAAAACATTGCCAATAGCCTTTTAACTCATGGGAGAATTATTACGACCCTTGAAAAAGCTAAGGAAACGAAACCATTCGTAGAAAAGATAGTAACCATTGCAAAAAGGGGAATGACAAAAAAAGAAGCGGATAGACCGGGATATGTTCATTGTTATCGTCAAGCTCTTGCGAAGTTGAGGAATGCGGAAGTGGTGAAAAAGTTGTTTGGAGAGGGAAAATGGCGTGAGAACGGTGGTATCGCTAAGAGATACATGGAACGAAACGGTGGATATACAAGGATACTGAGAATTTCTGGGTCTCGATTAGGAGTGCTTTCTGGAAGCAGCATAGGTAAGGTATCTGAAATTGAGTATACTATGGAAGGTGTTGGCAGAAAGCTGCGATTGATCGGGAGAAGGTTGAATGATAATGCAAAACTTGTAATATTTGAATTAGTTGAGGGAAAAGCAGAAATAATAGCAGAGGGAGAGGTAAAACCGAAGGTTGCCACGGAATAG
- a CDS encoding peptidylprolyl isomerase, which produces MDYKIISFFFTVFLLISTDYSVVFGKTRDAENTADNESRSNIGKNTVAVVNGKEISRQELYDILIDTYGEEALDVLIRRTLIYQKAKEEGIKVGNKEIEQKVEKLIDLEIEGLMRKYELKDKTALEGELNKIGSSIAQLKVDLSKKKGFKAQAEIELVVEKILDKTITISKEEMRDAYDRLYGEKIEALQIVLKTKREAEIALEKLKLGADFGTLAANQSIDRASAARGGKMQPFSPKDNFGAEVARLKTGDVSEIIKSDYGYHIIKIVDKKGASKKSYKSVESELEKIIRDQKYRDRLKPWLTSLVESASITKYLEN; this is translated from the coding sequence ATGGATTACAAAATTATATCTTTTTTCTTTACGGTATTTTTATTGATTTCTACCGATTATAGCGTGGTCTTTGGGAAAACGCGGGATGCGGAGAATACAGCTGATAATGAATCGCGCTCTAATATTGGTAAAAATACGGTTGCTGTCGTGAATGGGAAAGAAATATCTCGTCAGGAATTGTACGATATTCTTATTGACACTTATGGTGAAGAAGCGCTGGATGTGCTTATCAGGAGAACATTGATATATCAAAAAGCAAAAGAAGAAGGAATAAAGGTTGGTAATAAAGAAATTGAACAAAAGGTTGAGAAGCTTATAGATCTAGAAATTGAAGGTTTAATGCGTAAGTATGAATTGAAGGATAAAACAGCTCTTGAAGGAGAATTAAATAAGATTGGCAGTAGTATAGCACAATTAAAAGTAGATTTATCAAAAAAGAAAGGATTTAAAGCACAGGCAGAGATCGAGCTTGTTGTAGAAAAAATACTGGATAAGACAATAACGATTAGCAAAGAAGAGATGCGTGATGCATATGATCGCCTTTATGGAGAAAAAATCGAAGCTCTTCAGATAGTCTTAAAAACTAAGAGAGAAGCGGAAATTGCGCTAGAGAAATTAAAGCTAGGCGCCGATTTTGGAACCTTGGCAGCGAATCAATCAATCGATCGCGCGTCCGCGGCTCGCGGAGGGAAAATGCAGCCTTTTAGTCCAAAAGATAATTTTGGTGCTGAGGTTGCACGCCTGAAAACAGGCGATGTTAGTGAGATTATAAAGAGTGACTATGGATACCACATTATTAAAATCGTTGATAAGAAGGGTGCCAGCAAAAAGAGTTATAAATCGGTTGAAAGTGAGTTAGAAAAGATTATTAGGGATCAAAAATATCGGGACAGGCTGAAGCCTTGGCTTACGAGCCTGGTGGAAAGCGCTTCAATTACTAAATATTTAGAAAACTAA
- the nfi gene encoding deoxyribonuclease V (cleaves DNA at apurinic or apyrimidinic sites), with protein sequence MKYNSLHSWHIDYKKAIQLQKTLKDSLVFKKPYGRCRSVAGADVSYDKRSDNFFAGIVVLKLNKQLDLIGRSTAVGHVKFPYIPGLLSFREAPVLLKAFKKLKELPDVILFDGQGIAHPRFFGLASHMGLILDKPAIGCAKSRLVGEWADVDNIEGAFSELIYKEKIVGAALRTKINTKPIFVSPGHKVTLEFAIRTTLRACRGYRIPEPIRLAHLLVNKLRKSYN encoded by the coding sequence ATGAAATATAATTCATTACATTCATGGCATATAGATTATAAAAAGGCGATCCAACTGCAAAAAACTTTAAAGGATTCATTGGTTTTCAAAAAACCATATGGAAGATGTCGTTCTGTGGCAGGGGCAGATGTTTCCTACGATAAACGAAGCGATAATTTTTTCGCTGGTATTGTTGTGTTAAAATTGAATAAACAGTTGGATTTGATCGGCCGAAGCACAGCTGTTGGTCATGTGAAATTTCCATATATTCCTGGACTTCTTTCCTTTCGCGAAGCGCCGGTCTTGTTAAAGGCGTTTAAAAAGTTGAAGGAACTTCCAGACGTCATCCTCTTTGACGGGCAAGGCATTGCTCACCCTCGTTTCTTTGGGTTAGCTTCTCACATGGGATTAATCCTTGATAAACCGGCTATTGGATGTGCAAAAAGTCGCTTGGTTGGCGAGTGGGCTGATGTTGATAACATCGAAGGGGCTTTTTCAGAATTAATATATAAAGAAAAAATTGTTGGAGCAGCCCTTAGGACAAAAATAAACACGAAACCTATTTTTGTTTCTCCAGGACACAAGGTTACTCTGGAATTTGCGATTCGCACAACACTAAGAGCCTGCCGTGGGTACCGGATACCTGAACCAATACGGTTAGCTCATTTATTGGTAAATAAACTAAGGAAAAGTTACAATTGA